In Microbulbifer salipaludis, a genomic segment contains:
- the miaB gene encoding tRNA (N6-isopentenyl adenosine(37)-C2)-methylthiotransferase MiaB: protein MSSELSEKPVKKLFIKTHGCQMNEYDSARMRDLLGESHQMVPTDDPEDADVLLVNTCSIREKAQEKLFHQLGRWKHLKEKNPDLVIGVGGCVASQEGEAIAKRAPYVDLVFGPQTLHRLPEMMETRKQQSGAIVVDVSFPEIEKFDRLPQPEADGVSAFVSIMEGCSKYCTFCVVPYTRGEEVSRPVADVLEEVAHLADQGVREVNLLGQNVNAYRAPGEDGQMVDFAELITYVAAIDGIDRIRYTTSHPVEFSDSLIDVYAEVPELVNHLHLPVQSGSDRILMAMKRGHTALEYKSKIRRLKAIRPDICLSSDFIIGFPGETERDFEATMKLIQDVGFDISFSFIYSPRPGTPAADLPDDTPEEVKKHRLQLLQHRINQQATEIARRMVGNVERVLVSGVSKKDPGQLQGRTENNRVVNFRCDQMELIGKFADVLIEEALPNSLRGTLVASELDGPLN, encoded by the coding sequence ATGTCTTCTGAACTGTCCGAAAAACCGGTGAAAAAGCTCTTTATCAAGACCCACGGGTGCCAGATGAACGAGTACGATTCCGCCCGTATGCGGGATCTGCTGGGCGAATCCCACCAGATGGTCCCCACTGACGACCCGGAAGACGCGGACGTACTGCTGGTGAACACCTGTTCTATTCGGGAGAAGGCACAGGAAAAACTGTTCCACCAGCTGGGCCGCTGGAAGCACCTGAAGGAAAAAAATCCCGATCTGGTGATCGGTGTCGGCGGCTGTGTCGCCAGCCAGGAGGGCGAGGCCATCGCCAAACGCGCGCCGTATGTGGACCTGGTATTCGGCCCGCAGACCCTGCACCGTCTGCCGGAAATGATGGAAACCAGAAAGCAGCAGAGCGGTGCCATCGTGGTGGATGTCTCCTTCCCGGAAATCGAGAAGTTCGACCGCCTGCCGCAGCCGGAAGCCGACGGCGTGAGCGCGTTCGTCTCCATTATGGAAGGCTGCTCCAAGTACTGCACTTTCTGCGTGGTTCCCTACACCCGCGGTGAGGAAGTCAGCCGCCCGGTGGCAGATGTACTGGAAGAAGTGGCGCATCTGGCGGACCAGGGAGTCCGCGAGGTCAACCTGCTGGGCCAGAACGTCAACGCGTACCGCGCGCCGGGCGAAGACGGCCAGATGGTGGATTTCGCCGAACTGATCACCTATGTGGCGGCCATCGATGGCATCGACCGCATTCGCTACACCACCTCGCACCCGGTGGAGTTCTCGGATTCGCTGATCGACGTGTACGCCGAGGTGCCCGAACTGGTAAACCACCTGCACCTGCCGGTCCAGAGTGGCTCCGACCGCATCCTGATGGCCATGAAGCGCGGCCACACGGCGCTGGAGTACAAGTCGAAAATCCGTCGATTGAAGGCCATCCGCCCTGATATCTGCCTGTCTTCGGACTTTATCATCGGCTTCCCCGGCGAGACCGAACGCGACTTCGAGGCCACCATGAAGCTGATTCAGGATGTGGGTTTCGATATTTCGTTCAGCTTCATCTATTCCCCACGCCCGGGCACCCCGGCGGCTGACCTGCCGGACGACACCCCGGAAGAGGTGAAAAAGCACCGCCTGCAATTGCTGCAACACCGCATTAACCAGCAGGCGACGGAGATTGCGCGCCGCATGGTGGGTAATGTGGAGCGCGTTCTGGTCAGCGGTGTGTCCAAAAAAGACCCGGGCCAGCTGCAGGGCCGGACCGAAAACAACCGGGTGGTCAATTTCCGCTGTGACCAGATGGAGCTGATTGGTAAGTTTGCCGATGTGCTGATCGAGGAAGCCCTCCCTAACTCCCTGCGAGGAACTTTGGTGGCTTCGGAGCTGGATGGGCCGCTGAATTAA
- a CDS encoding NfeD family protein has product MKQWCSKAVSVGLLLILAQVFAIAGVSQEVENSGDADGRKKPHIAQLSINGPIGPATTDYLIRTSEAAREDGAQLFIVNMDTPGGLDAATRDIIQHILASDIPYVTYVTPAGARAASAGTYILYASHVAAMTPSTTLGAATPVQIGGMPGQQEPPGKAPSDTAGTSGDQEEGSAGSGSKEAEAKETSNKPGSAMERKVVNDSVAYIRGLAQRHGRNADWAEKAVRDAATLTAQEALEENVIDVVASNQQQLLEQLPDREIVLPAGKQKIAGEVADLPVVAYEPDWRNELLSLITNPQVAYILLLVGIYGLIFEGYSPGAIVPGVVGVICLLLAFYALQVLPVNYAGLALIIVGALLIAAELFVPSFGALGIGGVIALVIGSVLLIDSDVPGMRVSKALIGSIAAVSGLGLLGLLYAVGHSLRKPKVAANKAMVGRTAVVFDLAPELLVKIDGEIWRARCDSLLTEGQLVTVTEEQGLILQVRPE; this is encoded by the coding sequence ATGAAACAGTGGTGTTCGAAAGCGGTATCCGTTGGCCTGTTGCTGATCCTGGCGCAGGTTTTTGCTATTGCCGGTGTGTCGCAAGAGGTGGAGAACTCTGGCGATGCCGACGGGCGTAAAAAGCCCCACATCGCGCAGCTCTCCATCAATGGCCCTATCGGCCCCGCCACCACCGATTACCTGATCCGTACCAGTGAAGCCGCTCGCGAAGATGGCGCGCAGTTGTTCATTGTGAATATGGATACCCCCGGCGGCCTGGACGCCGCCACCCGGGACATCATTCAGCACATTCTTGCCTCGGACATTCCCTACGTTACCTATGTGACCCCGGCTGGCGCCCGCGCGGCCAGTGCCGGCACTTATATTCTCTATGCCAGCCATGTTGCGGCAATGACGCCCTCGACCACGCTGGGCGCCGCCACGCCGGTGCAGATCGGTGGTATGCCCGGGCAGCAGGAGCCACCGGGGAAGGCCCCTTCCGATACTGCGGGTACCTCCGGCGATCAAGAGGAGGGAAGTGCCGGATCGGGCTCGAAGGAGGCTGAAGCAAAAGAGACGTCGAATAAGCCTGGCAGCGCCATGGAACGCAAGGTCGTCAACGACTCTGTGGCCTACATTCGCGGCCTCGCCCAGCGCCACGGCCGCAACGCCGACTGGGCCGAAAAGGCGGTGCGCGACGCCGCCACACTGACCGCCCAGGAAGCGCTGGAAGAAAACGTGATTGACGTGGTTGCCAGCAACCAACAGCAATTATTGGAGCAACTGCCAGACCGGGAAATCGTATTGCCCGCAGGCAAGCAAAAGATCGCCGGTGAAGTCGCAGACCTGCCGGTGGTGGCCTACGAGCCAGACTGGCGCAACGAGCTGCTATCCCTGATCACCAACCCCCAGGTGGCCTATATCCTGCTGCTGGTGGGCATTTACGGCCTGATTTTCGAGGGCTACAGCCCCGGCGCCATTGTGCCGGGGGTGGTTGGTGTCATCTGTCTGCTACTGGCGTTTTATGCACTGCAGGTACTGCCGGTGAATTACGCGGGGCTGGCGCTGATCATCGTGGGCGCATTGCTGATTGCAGCGGAGCTGTTTGTGCCGAGTTTTGGCGCGCTGGGTATCGGTGGGGTGATCGCACTGGTGATCGGCTCGGTCTTGCTGATCGACAGCGATGTGCCGGGCATGCGTGTGTCCAAGGCACTGATTGGCTCCATTGCCGCCGTCAGCGGCCTCGGTTTGCTGGGGCTGCTGTATGCGGTAGGGCACAGTCTGCGCAAGCCGAAGGTGGCCGCCAATAAGGCGATGGTGGGGCGCACGGCGGTGGTATTCGATTTGGCGCCGGAGCTGCTGGTCAAGATCGACGGCGAGATCTGGCGCGCCCGTTGCGACAGTCTGCTGACGGAAGGACAGCTGGTGACGGTCACGGAGGAGCAGGGGTTGATTTTGCAGGTTAGGCCGGAATAA
- a CDS encoding DUF1820 family protein, producing MSNPTYKVIFHNQNQVYELYARAIYQSEMYGFIEVEEFVFGEKSQLVVDPSEEKLKTEFASVKRSYIPMHSIVRIDEVEKEGTGKIVEVKGDKIAHFPFPTPMRHPSDSD from the coding sequence ATGTCCAACCCGACCTACAAAGTGATATTTCACAACCAGAACCAGGTGTACGAGCTCTATGCCCGCGCCATCTACCAGAGTGAAATGTACGGTTTCATCGAGGTGGAGGAGTTCGTGTTTGGAGAGAAATCGCAGCTGGTTGTGGACCCCAGTGAAGAAAAGCTGAAGACCGAGTTTGCCTCGGTGAAACGCTCCTACATCCCGATGCACAGCATTGTGCGTATTGATGAAGTGGAAAAAGAGGGCACCGGCAAGATCGTTGAAGTCAAGGGCGACAAGATCGCGCACTTTCCCTTCCCGACGCCCATGCGTCACCCGAGCGACAGTGACTAG
- a CDS encoding slipin family protein, protein MISYFASLLILAVVFIVMYAIRILREYERAVVFFLGRFQAVKGPGLIIIIPVIQTMERVDLRVVVMDVPTQDVISRDNVSVKVNAVVYYRVVDPQSAIINVENYHEAVSQLSQTTLRSVLGKHELDEMLSERDKLNVDIQKILDEQTDAWGVKVTNVEIKHIDLDESMIRAIAQQAEAERSRRAKVIHAEGEAQAALKLTEAADQLSKNSNAITLRYMQTLIDIAGEQNSTIVFPLPMDLIKPLLEQQGKSGS, encoded by the coding sequence ATGATCAGTTACTTTGCCAGTCTGTTGATTCTGGCCGTTGTCTTTATCGTGATGTATGCGATCCGTATCCTGCGGGAATACGAGCGCGCGGTGGTGTTTTTTCTCGGGCGTTTTCAGGCGGTGAAGGGGCCGGGTCTGATCATCATTATTCCGGTGATCCAGACAATGGAGCGGGTGGATCTACGGGTAGTGGTGATGGATGTGCCGACCCAGGATGTGATCAGTCGGGATAACGTTTCGGTGAAGGTCAATGCGGTGGTGTATTACCGGGTGGTCGATCCACAGTCGGCCATCATCAATGTGGAGAATTACCACGAGGCGGTGAGCCAGCTTTCGCAGACGACGTTACGCTCGGTGCTGGGTAAGCACGAGCTGGATGAAATGCTGTCGGAGCGTGACAAGCTCAATGTGGATATCCAGAAGATCCTCGATGAGCAGACGGATGCCTGGGGTGTGAAGGTGACCAATGTGGAGATCAAGCACATTGATCTGGACGAGAGCATGATCCGCGCCATTGCTCAGCAGGCGGAAGCAGAGCGTTCGCGGCGGGCGAAGGTGATTCATGCCGAAGGTGAGGCGCAGGCCGCATTGAAGCTCACTGAAGCGGCGGATCAACTGTCAAAAAATTCGAATGCCATTACCCTGCGGTACATGCAGACGCTGATTGATATTGCCGGAGAGCAGAATTCCACGATTGTGTTCCCGTTGCCGATGGACTTGATAAAACCTTTGCTTGAACAACAGGGGAAAAGTGGAAGTTGA
- the ybeY gene encoding rRNA maturation RNase YbeY gives MNANLSESQSRSPADVHMDVQRATSCSPLPSDADLARWATAAVGEHRTEAEISLRIVNDDESQALNLQYRGKDKPTNVLSFPADIPAELGLPLLGDLVISAPVVAREAEQQHKALAAHWAHMVVHGTLHLLGYDHIEDDEAEIMESLETRILAELGIDDPYRPVDAPAKDTRVEQMNNGTDE, from the coding sequence ATGAACGCAAACCTGTCCGAGAGCCAGTCGCGCTCGCCTGCTGACGTCCATATGGACGTGCAGCGGGCCACCTCCTGCTCCCCACTCCCCAGTGATGCGGACCTCGCGCGCTGGGCAACTGCCGCTGTGGGTGAACACCGCACCGAAGCTGAAATCTCGCTGCGCATCGTCAATGACGACGAAAGCCAGGCGCTGAACCTTCAGTACCGCGGTAAAGACAAGCCCACCAATGTGCTCTCGTTCCCCGCCGATATCCCCGCGGAACTGGGCCTCCCGTTACTGGGCGACCTGGTCATCAGTGCTCCGGTCGTCGCGCGGGAAGCGGAACAGCAGCACAAAGCCCTTGCCGCACACTGGGCACACATGGTGGTCCATGGCACACTGCATCTATTGGGTTACGACCATATCGAGGACGATGAGGCCGAGATCATGGAAAGTCTCGAAACCCGGATTCTTGCCGAGCTGGGTATCGATGACCCCTACCGGCCTGTAGACGCGCCCGCAAAAGACACGCGGGTAGAACAAATGAACAACGGAACCGACGAGTAA
- a CDS encoding collagenase translates to MTRTQDTSPCNPLTSPVKTARHLSLVAASLLSALAMPGTAADIDQVLPIQHSCSSTLKIRAQDMTASQLNATCADLSAEEALFHQRLQTNQVPVPNDFNSALRVVVFDDYTQYDTYGYDLFGINTNNGGIYIEGTPSNPDNQASFYAHEASWLRPEFAIWNLEHEYVHYLDGRFIAYGGFNHYPGNMVWWSEGLAEYLSLGNDNPEAIAVARNHKPRHRKPSLASIFDTTYRDKTDQVYRWSYLAIRFLFERHYDEVIAMTNTLKNNDYSSYTAYLNNWQNSYESEYQNWLDGLVNSGAKGAPRNSKRDQMLMRHSAAEAKKRGNPHSH, encoded by the coding sequence ATGACTCGCACTCAAGATACCAGTCCCTGCAACCCCCTTACGTCACCCGTCAAGACCGCCCGGCACCTGTCGCTGGTCGCGGCCTCGCTCCTTTCTGCGCTGGCAATGCCTGGCACCGCTGCCGATATTGACCAGGTACTTCCGATTCAGCACAGCTGCAGCAGCACATTAAAGATTCGCGCACAGGATATGACCGCAAGCCAGCTGAATGCGACCTGTGCAGACCTCTCTGCGGAAGAAGCCCTGTTCCACCAGCGCCTGCAAACCAACCAGGTGCCGGTGCCCAACGATTTCAATAGCGCCCTGCGTGTGGTCGTGTTTGACGACTACACCCAGTACGACACCTACGGTTACGATCTTTTCGGTATCAATACCAACAACGGCGGAATTTATATCGAAGGTACACCGTCCAATCCTGACAACCAGGCCAGCTTTTATGCCCACGAAGCGTCTTGGCTGCGCCCGGAGTTTGCGATCTGGAATCTAGAGCACGAGTATGTGCACTACCTGGATGGCCGTTTCATTGCGTACGGCGGCTTCAATCACTACCCCGGCAATATGGTGTGGTGGTCGGAAGGCCTTGCGGAGTACCTTTCACTGGGCAATGACAACCCGGAGGCCATTGCCGTAGCACGCAACCACAAGCCACGTCATCGCAAGCCCAGCCTTGCCTCCATCTTCGACACCACCTACCGCGACAAAACCGATCAGGTGTACCGCTGGAGCTACCTCGCCATCCGCTTCCTGTTCGAGCGTCATTACGACGAGGTCATCGCCATGACCAACACACTTAAAAATAATGATTACAGCAGCTACACCGCCTACCTGAACAACTGGCAGAACAGCTACGAATCGGAATATCAGAACTGGCTGGACGGGCTGGTGAACAGTGGGGCCAAGGGTGCGCCGCGCAACAGCAAGCGTGACCAGATGCTGATGCGCCACTCCGCCGCAGAAGCCAAAAAGCGAGGCAACCCGCACAGCCACTAA
- a CDS encoding PhoH family protein, translated as METNLETQALAHSITLEPNDARRLANLCGQFDQHLRQIEQRLDIEIRNRGNQFAFYGDAKSARAAGEIISNLYQETGGNDDLTPDAIHLALQESGVEELVSGKQKMEDGEGDQMVLIRTKKCSVRPRGINQRKYVRAVQTNDINFGIGPAGTGKTYLAVACAVEALLKDSVERILLVRPAVEAGEKLGFLPGDLSQKVDPYLRPLYDALYEMLGFETVGKLIERNVIEVAPLAYMRGRTLNNAFVILDESQNTTREQMKMFLTRIGFGSTAVITGDPSQVDLPRGAASGLRHAIEVLDKVNGISFTHFGAKDVVRHPLVQRIVEAYGIHEAEVEAQQEAERAARKAAALNAAGRAGEDAA; from the coding sequence ATGGAAACCAATTTGGAAACACAAGCCCTCGCTCACAGTATCACTCTTGAGCCAAACGACGCCCGCCGCCTGGCCAACCTCTGTGGCCAATTTGATCAACACCTGCGCCAGATAGAACAGCGACTGGATATTGAGATCCGCAATCGCGGCAACCAGTTTGCCTTCTATGGCGATGCCAAATCCGCCCGCGCGGCCGGTGAAATCATCAGCAACCTGTACCAGGAAACCGGGGGTAACGACGACCTGACCCCGGACGCGATTCACCTCGCCCTGCAGGAATCCGGCGTGGAAGAGCTGGTGAGTGGCAAGCAGAAGATGGAAGACGGCGAAGGGGATCAGATGGTACTGATCCGCACCAAAAAGTGTTCCGTGCGCCCCCGTGGTATCAACCAGCGCAAATACGTGCGCGCGGTGCAGACCAACGATATCAACTTCGGTATCGGCCCTGCCGGTACCGGTAAAACATACCTGGCGGTGGCCTGTGCGGTAGAGGCGCTGCTCAAGGATTCTGTCGAACGTATCTTGCTGGTGCGCCCGGCGGTGGAAGCGGGCGAGAAACTGGGCTTCCTGCCCGGCGACCTGAGCCAGAAGGTAGACCCCTATCTGCGCCCGCTGTACGACGCCTTGTATGAAATGCTCGGTTTCGAGACCGTCGGCAAGCTGATTGAGCGCAACGTCATCGAAGTAGCGCCGCTGGCCTATATGCGTGGCCGTACCCTGAACAACGCGTTTGTCATTCTCGACGAGAGCCAGAACACCACCCGCGAACAGATGAAAATGTTCCTGACCCGCATCGGCTTCGGCTCTACGGCGGTGATTACCGGTGACCCCAGCCAGGTCGACCTGCCCCGCGGTGCCGCCTCCGGCCTGCGCCACGCTATCGAGGTACTGGACAAGGTCAACGGCATCAGCTTCACCCACTTCGGCGCCAAAGATGTGGTCCGCCACCCACTGGTACAACGTATCGTGGAGGCCTACGGTATTCACGAAGCGGAAGTGGAAGCACAGCAGGAAGCCGAGCGCGCAGCGCGCAAGGCGGCCGCACTGAACGCTGCTGGCCGCGCTGGAGAAGATGCGGCCTAA
- a CDS encoding collagenase: MSTLRSLAVLLTLFPLLMLSACSGGNGSPGEPPDSGIVEEDDDDDGGEDNVTIDQVLPLTHVCGPTLTLLAQAMTDTEFNASCATLAASETFFHERLQTGLVPVADDYNTALRIVVFDSYDEYDQHGYALFGINTDNGGIYIEGNPSDPDNEASFYAHEAQWLLPEFVIWNLEHEYVHYLEGRFVSYGGFNHFPGNMVWWTEGLAEYLSMGDTNPEVLDLLRNTLSQSQPRTLGETFGTRYGDGVDNVYSWTYLAVRFLFETHYAEVLAMTDTLKANNFASYQDHLAHWETNYEQQYQQWLQTLANSGAEGAPRPESRYLMLKQHALSEAQRRSHLLPP; the protein is encoded by the coding sequence ATGTCAACGCTCCGTTCGCTCGCCGTTCTCCTTACCCTCTTCCCGCTGCTCATGCTTTCGGCATGCTCCGGTGGAAATGGCTCCCCCGGGGAGCCGCCGGATAGTGGCATCGTGGAAGAGGACGATGACGATGACGGCGGTGAAGATAACGTAACCATCGACCAGGTTCTGCCGCTAACCCATGTCTGTGGACCCACACTCACTCTGCTGGCACAGGCGATGACGGACACGGAGTTCAATGCGTCATGCGCGACGCTTGCCGCGAGCGAAACCTTTTTTCATGAACGCCTGCAAACCGGGCTCGTGCCGGTAGCCGACGATTACAATACAGCGCTGCGCATTGTGGTATTTGATAGTTACGACGAGTACGACCAGCACGGCTATGCACTGTTTGGCATCAACACCGACAACGGTGGCATCTACATTGAGGGCAACCCCTCAGACCCGGACAATGAGGCCAGCTTCTATGCCCACGAGGCTCAGTGGCTGCTGCCCGAGTTCGTCATCTGGAACCTCGAACACGAGTATGTGCATTACCTGGAGGGACGTTTCGTGTCCTATGGTGGCTTCAACCACTTTCCGGGGAACATGGTGTGGTGGACGGAAGGGCTGGCCGAGTACCTGTCGATGGGGGATACCAACCCCGAGGTGCTGGATTTGCTACGCAATACACTATCCCAATCCCAACCGCGAACACTCGGGGAGACGTTTGGCACCCGTTACGGTGACGGCGTGGATAACGTGTACAGCTGGACCTACCTGGCGGTGCGGTTTCTGTTCGAGACCCACTACGCAGAAGTTCTGGCGATGACGGATACCCTGAAGGCCAACAACTTTGCCAGCTACCAGGACCACCTCGCCCACTGGGAAACCAACTACGAGCAGCAATACCAGCAGTGGCTCCAGACACTGGCCAATAGCGGGGCAGAAGGTGCACCGCGCCCTGAAAGCCGCTATCTGATGCTCAAACAGCACGCCCTCAGCGAGGCGCAAAGACGCAGTCACCTGTTACCGCCTTAG
- a CDS encoding HlyC/CorC family transporter, producing MATSMTTDEPPSSSSSNRPRSTEKNWLDKILGAFSQEPKSRDELLDIIKDAAENKVVDAEALSIIEGALDVSSQQVREIMIPRSQMVVVSIEDSPKDFLPKIIESGHSRFPVVGESIDDIRGILLAKDLLPLVLKGVDEFRLEDHIRPANIIPESKRLNILLREFRENRYHMAVVIDEYGGVSGVVTIEDILEEIVGEIEDETDEEEADSFIRKVSDNDFVVKALTPIEDFNEYFGCEFSDEEFDTIGGLIMQSFGHLPGRDEMTKLGEFKFRVLYADNRQIHLLRVSRFDKPSEEDG from the coding sequence ATGGCCACATCCATGACCACCGACGAACCCCCAAGTAGCTCCTCTTCCAACCGGCCCCGCTCGACGGAGAAAAACTGGTTGGACAAAATACTGGGCGCTTTTTCACAAGAGCCCAAGTCCCGCGATGAGCTACTGGACATCATCAAGGACGCCGCCGAAAACAAGGTGGTCGACGCGGAAGCCCTGTCCATCATCGAGGGTGCGCTGGACGTGTCCAGCCAGCAGGTGCGGGAGATCATGATTCCGCGCTCGCAGATGGTGGTAGTCAGTATCGAAGACAGCCCCAAAGACTTCCTTCCCAAAATCATCGAATCTGGACACTCCCGCTTCCCGGTGGTGGGCGAGAGTATCGACGACATTCGCGGCATTCTGCTCGCCAAAGACCTGCTGCCGCTGGTGCTGAAGGGCGTAGACGAGTTCCGCCTGGAAGACCATATTCGACCGGCCAATATCATCCCGGAAAGCAAACGCCTGAATATCCTGCTGCGTGAGTTCCGCGAGAACCGCTACCACATGGCGGTGGTCATCGACGAATACGGTGGCGTTTCCGGCGTGGTGACCATTGAGGATATTCTCGAGGAAATCGTCGGTGAGATCGAAGACGAGACCGACGAGGAAGAAGCGGATAGCTTTATCCGTAAAGTGAGCGACAACGACTTTGTAGTGAAGGCGCTCACCCCCATCGAGGACTTCAACGAGTACTTCGGGTGCGAGTTCAGCGACGAAGAATTCGATACCATTGGTGGCCTGATCATGCAGTCTTTCGGCCACCTGCCCGGGCGCGATGAAATGACCAAGCTCGGGGAGTTCAAGTTCCGTGTCCTCTACGCCGACAACCGGCAGATTCATTTGCTGCGTGTCAGTCGGTTTGACAAACCCTCTGAAGAAGATGGCTGA